The proteins below come from a single Cylindrospermopsis raciborskii Cr2010 genomic window:
- a CDS encoding agmatinase family protein produces the protein MSNIQDYDPSGISQINGNLLGLPDTYDSANLIIFPVPWEVTVSYRTGTGNGPQRILDGSYQIDLFDLDNPDGWKQGIFLMEISQDILDKNHYYRQQAAKIIQRQAEGKALKAEPDLTGILAEVNQAGRDLNKWLFDQCQQTISQGKKVGVIGGDHSSPLGYLQALGSQYSDFGILHIDAHADLRPAYEGFEFSHGSIMFNALGIPQISKLVQVGLRDICIDEVEIIKGSNNRIVAYYDPIIKQQQYAGKTWNDLCEEIVANLPHHVYISFDVDGLDPKLCPHTGTPVPGGLELEQAYGLFRKVVKTGRKIIGFDVCEVGDGEWDGNVGARIVYKLANLLHLTYTDCG, from the coding sequence ATGAGCAATATTCAAGACTACGATCCCAGTGGTATATCACAAATCAATGGTAATCTGTTAGGGTTACCAGACACTTATGATTCTGCTAATTTAATAATCTTCCCCGTTCCCTGGGAAGTAACCGTTTCATATCGGACTGGAACTGGGAATGGACCACAGCGGATTTTGGATGGTTCCTACCAAATAGATTTATTTGACCTTGATAACCCTGACGGTTGGAAACAAGGGATTTTTCTCATGGAAATCTCCCAAGATATTCTAGATAAAAATCATTATTATCGTCAACAAGCTGCCAAAATTATTCAAAGACAAGCAGAGGGTAAAGCTCTAAAAGCAGAGCCAGACTTAACCGGTATACTAGCGGAAGTAAACCAAGCAGGGAGAGACTTGAACAAGTGGTTATTTGACCAGTGTCAACAGACAATCTCCCAGGGGAAAAAAGTAGGGGTTATTGGTGGTGACCACAGTTCACCCTTGGGTTATTTACAAGCTCTAGGGAGTCAATACTCTGATTTTGGTATTTTACATATAGATGCACATGCAGATCTAAGACCTGCTTATGAAGGATTTGAATTTTCCCATGGGTCAATTATGTTCAATGCACTGGGAATACCCCAGATATCCAAATTAGTCCAGGTTGGTTTACGGGATATTTGTATTGACGAAGTAGAAATTATCAAAGGTTCAAATAATCGCATTGTGGCTTATTATGACCCAATCATTAAACAGCAGCAATATGCTGGTAAAACCTGGAATGACCTATGTGAAGAAATAGTGGCTAATTTACCCCACCATGTTTACATCAGCTTTGATGTTGATGGTTTAGATCCCAAACTTTGTCCTCACACTGGAACCCCCGTACCTGGTGGATTGGAATTGGAGCAAGCTTATGGTTTATTCAGGAAAGTGGTCAAAACTGGTAGAAAGATTATTGGTTTTGATGTGTGTGAGGTTGGTGACGGGGAGTGGGATGGTAACGTAGGTGCGAGAATTGTTTATAAGTTAGCGAATTTATTACACTTAACCTATACTGATTGTGGTTAA
- the alaS gene encoding alanine--tRNA ligase: protein MSSKYLSGNHIRQLFLDFYTQRQHQPLPSASLVPEDPTVLLTIAGMLPFKPIFLGQRAAEFKRATTSQKCIRTNDIENVGRTKRHHTFFEMLGNFSFGDYFKEQAIAWGWEISTQVFELPPERLVVSVFEDDDEAFNIWKQQVGVPEKRIKRMGADDNFWVSGPTGPCGPCSEIYYDFHPELGDDHIDLEDDSRFIEFYNLVFMQYNRDVSGNLTPLQNKNIDTGMGLERMAQILQKVPNNYETDLIFPIIETAAKIAKINYHDSDENTKVSLKVIGDHVRAVVHMIADDIRASNVGRGYILRRLIRRVVRHGRLIGIPGEFINQVAETAISLSQSVYPHLRQREAVIKAELQREEGNFLKTLDRGEKLLEEIIQEVKQQGLTVISGESAFTLYDTYGFPLELTQEIAQEQNLSVDVEGFNTEMHKQIERAKAAHETIDLTVQGSLDKLAEHIHSTEFIGYGQLATTAKIAVLLVEGIAQATAPVGTNVQIVLDKTPFYAESGGQIGDQGYISGDGLLIKIEDVKKESDFFIHFGKIERGTVKVGDSVTAQVDTGNRRRAQANHTATHLLQAALKKVVDEGISQAGSLVSFDRLRFDFNCPRSLTEDEVQQVEDLVNAWISQAHPAQVEILPLPEAKARGAVAMFGEKYGDQVRVIDFPGVSMELCGGTHVNNTGEIGVFKIISQVGVSAGIRRIEAVSGAAVLDYLNVRDKVVKDLSDRFKVKPEEIPDRITILQTELRHNEKVIQNLKSQLAIVKSDSLLQTAQVVGEHKIIVAQMTDIDPESLKDAAERLLQKILNGAVVLASIPEPGKVSIVAAFSSDVNEKGLQAGKFVGNIAKLCGGGGGGKPNLAQAGGRDASKLPQALESAKDNLLRALK, encoded by the coding sequence ATGTCATCAAAGTATCTTAGCGGTAACCATATTCGTCAACTATTCCTTGACTTTTACACCCAAAGACAACACCAACCCCTCCCCAGCGCTTCCCTAGTACCAGAAGATCCCACAGTGCTGCTGACAATTGCGGGTATGTTGCCGTTTAAACCCATATTCTTAGGACAGCGCGCAGCAGAATTTAAACGAGCTACTACATCGCAAAAATGTATTCGTACTAATGACATTGAAAATGTGGGAAGGACAAAACGCCATCACACATTTTTTGAAATGTTAGGCAATTTTAGTTTTGGTGACTATTTCAAAGAACAAGCAATTGCTTGGGGGTGGGAAATATCCACACAGGTTTTTGAACTCCCTCCAGAAAGATTAGTAGTTAGTGTATTTGAAGATGACGACGAGGCCTTTAATATTTGGAAACAACAAGTAGGTGTCCCAGAAAAACGCATTAAGCGGATGGGTGCTGACGATAACTTTTGGGTTTCTGGTCCGACAGGTCCTTGTGGTCCTTGTTCAGAAATTTATTATGATTTTCACCCAGAATTGGGAGATGATCACATTGATTTAGAAGACGACAGTAGATTTATCGAGTTTTATAACTTGGTATTTATGCAATATAATCGGGATGTTTCCGGTAACCTCACACCCTTGCAAAATAAAAATATTGATACTGGCATGGGTTTGGAGAGAATGGCACAAATTCTCCAAAAAGTTCCCAATAATTATGAAACAGATCTGATTTTTCCCATTATTGAAACTGCGGCGAAAATCGCCAAAATTAACTATCATGACAGTGACGAAAATACCAAAGTTTCCCTAAAAGTTATTGGTGACCATGTGCGGGCTGTAGTACACATGATTGCCGATGACATTCGTGCATCCAATGTTGGTAGGGGGTACATTTTACGTCGCTTGATTCGTCGCGTTGTCAGACATGGAAGATTAATAGGAATTCCTGGAGAATTTATCAATCAAGTTGCAGAAACGGCAATTTCCCTTTCCCAGTCTGTGTATCCCCATTTACGCCAAAGGGAAGCAGTGATTAAAGCTGAGCTACAACGGGAAGAAGGTAACTTTTTAAAAACTTTGGACAGGGGAGAAAAACTACTGGAGGAAATTATTCAAGAGGTAAAACAACAGGGTTTAACTGTCATTTCTGGGGAAAGTGCTTTTACCCTATATGATACCTACGGTTTCCCCTTAGAGCTAACCCAAGAAATTGCCCAAGAGCAAAATCTAAGCGTGGATGTTGAAGGGTTCAATACAGAAATGCACAAGCAAATAGAACGTGCCAAAGCTGCACACGAAACCATTGATTTAACAGTCCAGGGTTCCCTAGACAAACTAGCAGAACATATTCATTCTACTGAGTTTATTGGTTATGGACAATTAGCTACAACAGCCAAAATTGCCGTCTTGTTAGTGGAGGGTATTGCTCAAGCAACAGCACCAGTGGGAACTAACGTGCAAATTGTCCTGGATAAAACCCCATTTTATGCGGAATCTGGTGGACAAATTGGAGACCAAGGTTACATTTCCGGTGACGGACTTTTAATCAAAATTGAAGATGTCAAAAAAGAATCGGATTTCTTTATTCATTTTGGCAAAATAGAAAGGGGTACGGTGAAAGTGGGGGACAGTGTAACTGCTCAAGTTGACACTGGTAATCGTCGTCGCGCCCAAGCTAATCACACGGCAACTCATTTATTACAAGCTGCACTAAAGAAAGTTGTAGATGAAGGAATTTCTCAAGCAGGTTCCCTAGTTTCATTTGACAGATTGCGATTTGATTTTAACTGTCCTAGATCCTTAACTGAAGATGAGGTTCAACAGGTGGAGGATCTGGTAAATGCTTGGATTTCTCAAGCACATCCAGCTCAGGTAGAGATATTACCATTACCGGAAGCGAAAGCTAGAGGTGCGGTGGCCATGTTTGGGGAGAAATATGGTGACCAGGTGCGGGTAATAGATTTCCCTGGTGTTTCTATGGAGTTATGTGGAGGAACTCATGTGAATAACACTGGAGAAATTGGGGTTTTCAAAATTATTTCTCAAGTGGGAGTTTCTGCAGGAATCAGAAGAATAGAAGCAGTATCAGGTGCAGCAGTTTTGGACTATTTAAATGTCCGCGATAAGGTGGTCAAGGACCTAAGTGACCGATTTAAGGTCAAACCGGAAGAAATTCCCGATAGAATCACCATTTTACAAACTGAACTTCGCCACAATGAGAAGGTAATTCAAAATCTCAAGTCCCAGTTAGCTATAGTTAAATCTGACAGTTTACTACAAACCGCCCAGGTAGTAGGGGAACATAAAATTATTGTGGCACAAATGACCGATATTGATCCAGAATCCCTCAAGGATGCTGCTGAAAGACTATTGCAAAAAATTCTCAATGGAGCAGTGGTTTTAGCTTCCATTCCCGAACCTGGAAAGGTCAGTATAGTTGCTGCATTTAGTTCTGATGTTAATGAAAAAGGTTTGCAAGCTGGTAAGTTTGTTGGTAATATAGCAAAACTCTGTGGTGGGGGAGGTGGTGGAAAACCCAATCTTGCTCAAGCTGGAGGTAGGGATGCTAGTAAGTTACCACAAGCTTTAGAAAGTGCTAAAGATAATTTGTTAAGGGCCTTGAAATAG
- a CDS encoding secondary thiamine-phosphate synthase enzyme YjbQ, with the protein MTHYQKLLRIPTTGKSFQNITAKVASLVTESGVKTGLCTLFLRHTSASLIIQENADPDVLTDLANFMSKLVPEGKYYIHDAEGPDDMPGHIRTVLTRTSESIPINNGNLVLGTWQAIYIWEHRQYNHNRELVVHISG; encoded by the coding sequence ATGACACATTATCAAAAGTTGCTAAGAATACCTACCACAGGTAAATCATTTCAGAATATCACAGCTAAGGTAGCATCCCTAGTGACTGAATCCGGGGTGAAAACTGGACTTTGTACCTTATTTTTGAGACACACCTCAGCAAGTCTAATTATTCAAGAAAATGCCGATCCTGATGTGTTGACAGATCTGGCAAATTTCATGTCGAAACTAGTCCCGGAAGGTAAATACTACATACATGATGCGGAAGGACCAGATGATATGCCAGGACACATAAGAACAGTCTTAACTCGTACTAGTGAAAGTATTCCCATTAACAATGGGAATTTAGTTTTGGGCACATGGCAAGCTATTTACATTTGGGAACACCGTCAGTATAATCATAATAGGGAGTTAGTGGTTCACATTTCCGGTTAA
- a CDS encoding Nif3-like dinuclear metal center hexameric protein, producing MKIADLITWFEEWANPAWSESWDNCGWQIQPGILEQKARVLVCLTPTLAVIKEAIALKANLVFAHHPLIFHPLKSIQVGEPVGEILKLAFTHNIGIYSAHTNFDQVGDGTADVLSKILDLKEVLPIVPTQLGLGYGRVGKLDPAIKLEELLKIIQAKLKPPRLIFSPHGNLGEEIWRVAVLGGSGAGFISAVVKTKAQVYLTADCKFHQFQESRDQGLILIDAGHYATERPACDYLVKKLKSLNLEWVKLSDEDEDFRQFWN from the coding sequence ATGAAAATTGCGGATTTAATTACCTGGTTTGAAGAATGGGCAAATCCAGCTTGGAGCGAAAGTTGGGACAATTGTGGTTGGCAAATCCAACCAGGAATTTTAGAACAAAAGGCACGAGTATTAGTCTGTTTGACCCCTACCTTGGCAGTAATAAAAGAAGCGATCGCCTTAAAAGCGAACTTGGTATTTGCCCATCATCCGCTGATTTTTCATCCACTCAAATCCATACAGGTTGGGGAACCAGTAGGAGAAATCCTCAAGCTGGCTTTTACCCACAATATAGGTATATATAGTGCCCATACAAACTTTGATCAAGTAGGGGATGGAACGGCGGATGTTTTAAGTAAGATTTTAGATTTAAAAGAGGTGTTACCCATAGTCCCTACACAATTAGGTTTAGGCTATGGTAGAGTAGGCAAATTAGATCCAGCTATAAAACTAGAAGAACTACTGAAAATAATTCAAGCCAAACTAAAACCACCAAGACTAATTTTTTCACCCCATGGTAATCTTGGGGAAGAAATATGGAGAGTAGCAGTTTTGGGGGGATCCGGAGCTGGATTTATTTCCGCAGTAGTAAAAACAAAAGCTCAAGTCTATTTAACTGCTGACTGTAAGTTCCATCAGTTTCAAGAGAGTAGAGATCAGGGGTTAATTTTAATTGATGCTGGTCATTATGCAACAGAGCGTCCAGCTTGTGATTATTTAGTGAAGAAATTAAAATCCTTGAATTTGGAATGGGTGAAGTTAAGCGATGAAGATGAAGATTTTCGGCAGTTTTGGAATTGA
- a CDS encoding type I secretion system permease/ATPase has product MLDAIEWKKLPFCWLNADQQTELKCKSEIRQYQMGEKIWSQETGRYQFFIISGKVRLRDEMNKPVVTLGDGDWFGNLQPVFKNCKAVAASREVKIIYWETSLWKEFNHPQIDQFWSDQEEQNQPTLIESSNLSTSTTKSTIANYPFIASGNTASACLTMVMQYLNNPVAIDWVQRQLGGETPKNLIETGGKIGLIVRKIQVSWNDLKQLTFPALLQWKSSHTWVVVYGIKGEDLIIANPLSVECECLTQSVVESSWDGILWQTELITEQEKFNLSWFAPAIWKYRKLLSEVLLASLTLQLLGLTTPLITQVIIDKVMVQESLATLDVMAIALLLVSVFESVLGILRVFIFTHTARRLDLSLSAQLFRHLMRLPLAYFEARRVGDTVARVQELEQIRQFLTGTALTVILDSIFAIVYLALMCYYNITLTFVSLAVLPLFAALTIISTPILRNWLNQTFNRSADSQAFLVETITAIHSVKAHAAEPVARERWEGLFAKFIRTGFKASTTSNISSNIGNFFTNFSNLLILWVGARLVIDHQITVGQLIAFQMLSARVTGPLLRLVQLWQNLQQVLLSVDRIGDILNAAPEAEMGTGLVLPPLKGEVSFQQVFFRYSPHTEPVLKGISFQVQPGQFIGIVGRSGSGKSTLSKLLQRLYQIESGRILIDGFDLKSCDLASLRGQIAVVLQEDFLFNGSILENISLGNPDITAKQVVEAAKLAVAHDFISQLPFGYETNVGERGTALSGGQRQRIALARMFLSPAPILILDEATSALDSETEQQVLSNLQKISAHRTVFLIAHRFAPLKRADLILVMEKGIIAEQGNHPSLLQQKGLYWSLYQRQQMSV; this is encoded by the coding sequence GTGTTAGATGCTATAGAGTGGAAAAAATTGCCTTTTTGTTGGTTAAACGCTGATCAGCAAACAGAATTAAAATGTAAATCGGAAATTCGTCAATACCAAATGGGCGAAAAAATTTGGTCACAAGAAACAGGGAGATATCAGTTTTTTATTATTAGTGGTAAAGTGCGATTGCGGGACGAGATGAATAAACCCGTGGTCACTTTAGGGGATGGAGACTGGTTTGGCAACTTGCAGCCAGTTTTTAAAAACTGTAAAGCAGTAGCTGCTAGTAGAGAAGTAAAAATTATTTATTGGGAGACATCCTTATGGAAAGAGTTCAACCACCCCCAAATCGATCAATTTTGGTCTGATCAGGAAGAACAAAACCAACCCACCTTAATTGAGTCTTCAAATCTGAGCACATCAACCACTAAGTCCACCATCGCTAACTATCCTTTTATAGCCAGTGGTAACACTGCATCCGCTTGTCTAACAATGGTGATGCAATATTTAAACAATCCCGTAGCTATAGACTGGGTGCAACGTCAACTAGGAGGAGAAACCCCCAAAAATTTAATAGAAACTGGGGGAAAAATCGGTTTAATAGTCCGGAAAATTCAAGTAAGCTGGAATGATTTAAAACAATTAACTTTCCCCGCTCTCTTACAGTGGAAATCCTCCCATACCTGGGTAGTAGTTTATGGAATCAAAGGTGAAGACTTAATTATTGCTAACCCCCTGAGTGTTGAATGTGAATGTTTAACACAATCTGTAGTGGAATCATCCTGGGATGGTATATTATGGCAAACTGAATTAATTACTGAACAGGAAAAATTCAATCTCTCCTGGTTCGCACCCGCAATTTGGAAATACCGTAAGTTATTGAGTGAGGTCTTATTAGCATCCCTTACTTTACAATTATTGGGTTTAACAACACCATTGATTACCCAGGTAATTATTGATAAAGTTATGGTACAGGAGAGTTTAGCAACTCTCGATGTCATGGCGATCGCTCTATTATTGGTTAGTGTTTTTGAATCGGTTTTAGGAATTTTAAGGGTCTTCATTTTCACCCATACAGCAAGAAGGTTAGATTTAAGTTTATCTGCTCAACTTTTTCGCCATTTAATGCGTCTACCCTTGGCATATTTTGAAGCTCGTCGAGTGGGAGATACGGTTGCTAGGGTTCAAGAATTAGAACAGATTCGACAGTTTTTAACTGGTACAGCTTTAACGGTAATTCTGGATAGTATTTTTGCCATAGTATATTTGGCATTGATGTGCTACTATAACATAACTCTTACTTTTGTATCCCTAGCAGTTTTACCACTATTTGCAGCTTTAACAATTATTTCCACCCCCATTTTAAGAAATTGGTTAAATCAGACTTTTAACCGTAGTGCGGATAGTCAGGCATTTTTGGTAGAGACAATTACAGCTATTCATTCTGTAAAAGCACATGCAGCAGAACCAGTAGCTAGGGAAAGATGGGAAGGACTATTTGCTAAGTTTATCCGTACCGGATTTAAAGCTTCTACAACTTCCAATATCAGTAGCAATATTGGCAATTTTTTCACTAATTTTTCTAACTTATTAATACTTTGGGTGGGAGCGAGATTAGTGATTGACCACCAAATCACTGTAGGTCAATTAATTGCTTTTCAAATGTTATCAGCAAGAGTAACAGGACCTTTATTACGATTGGTGCAACTATGGCAAAATCTCCAACAGGTTTTACTATCTGTAGATAGAATTGGCGATATTCTTAATGCTGCACCAGAAGCGGAAATGGGAACGGGATTAGTTCTACCACCACTAAAAGGAGAAGTTAGTTTTCAACAGGTTTTTTTCCGTTACAGTCCCCACACCGAACCGGTGTTAAAGGGAATTTCTTTCCAAGTCCAACCAGGTCAGTTTATAGGGATTGTGGGACGTAGTGGTTCTGGTAAAAGTACCCTATCTAAACTTCTACAAAGACTATATCAAATTGAATCGGGACGTATTTTAATAGATGGCTTTGATCTCAAAAGTTGTGACCTAGCATCTTTAAGAGGACAGATTGCAGTGGTGTTACAAGAGGACTTTTTATTTAATGGATCAATTTTAGAAAACATTAGTTTAGGTAATCCAGATATTACAGCTAAACAGGTAGTAGAGGCGGCTAAATTAGCAGTTGCACACGATTTTATCAGTCAATTACCATTTGGTTATGAAACTAATGTGGGTGAAAGGGGTACAGCTTTATCTGGTGGACAAAGACAAAGAATAGCCCTAGCTAGAATGTTTCTTTCTCCTGCGCCAATTCTAATCCTAGACGAAGCAACTAGCGCTTTAGATAGTGAAACTGAACAGCAGGTTTTATCCAATTTACAAAAAATTTCCGCTCACCGCACGGTGTTTTTAATTGCCCATAGATTTGCTCCTTTAAAGCGTGCAGATCTAATTTTGGTTATGGAAAAGGGGATTATCGCAGAACAAGGCAATCACCCAAGTTTACTACAACAAAAAGGTCTATACTGGTCACTCTATCAAAGACAGCAAATGAGTGTTTAA
- a CDS encoding foldase protein PrsA, translating to MESSSFFTINDEQIELSQVVNYLQVSGRLNQFINDVVRQYILEKEIKNRNDVDISTALIEQAIIDFRLKNQLTDQEQFQNWLTNNGTDYGTFYESVSFSFKLEKLKVVITEPKIPEYFIERKIYLDRVVLSRIMVSTRELAEELHTQIQEGGSFEQLAKEYSLADEKTFNGMMGPISRGSLPDILRASVDGANMGELIGPIEIEGTFNLFRLENILLSSLENVQLKQSLQNELFEKWLGEKIQNVTVKLQVS from the coding sequence ATGGAATCCTCATCATTTTTTACAATCAATGACGAACAAATTGAACTTTCTCAGGTAGTTAATTATTTACAAGTTTCTGGTAGACTCAATCAGTTTATTAATGATGTAGTGAGGCAATATATACTAGAAAAAGAGATAAAAAATAGAAATGATGTAGATATTAGCACAGCATTAATCGAGCAAGCAATAATTGATTTTAGGTTAAAAAATCAACTGACAGACCAAGAGCAGTTTCAAAATTGGTTAACCAACAATGGTACGGATTATGGAACATTTTATGAATCCGTGAGTTTTAGTTTCAAACTAGAAAAACTCAAGGTAGTAATTACCGAGCCAAAAATACCGGAATATTTTATAGAAAGGAAGATTTATTTAGATCGGGTTGTGCTTTCTCGAATTATGGTGAGTACGCGAGAATTAGCGGAGGAGTTGCACACACAGATACAAGAAGGAGGTAGTTTTGAACAACTGGCAAAAGAATATTCTTTAGCAGATGAAAAAACCTTTAATGGTATGATGGGTCCTATTAGTCGTGGTAGTTTACCAGATATACTGCGTGCTTCCGTAGATGGAGCGAATATGGGAGAATTGATTGGACCTATAGAAATAGAGGGTACTTTTAACCTATTCAGACTGGAGAATATCTTATTATCTTCCCTAGAAAACGTGCAATTAAAACAATCATTACAGAATGAGCTATTTGAAAAATGGTTGGGAGAGAAGATTCAAAATGTAACCGTAAAATTACAAGTCAGTTAA
- a CDS encoding TIGR00297 family protein: MLELFNTINPWLAGGALNAALLTLVDRIPNKLLTPAGIRHAWLLGVIIWGTLGWPGYLVVGFYFIVGSGVTRIGIKQKQVQGIAEKRSGARGPENVWGSALIGALCSLGVLLLPAWSYLLCLGYVASFSTKLSDTTASEIGKAYGKRTFLITTLQPVPRGTEGAISLEGTLAGMVGSILVAIVGWSVNLIDMPGIFWCAIASFIATNLESVIGATLQSKYTWLTNEVVNIFNTLIGAIVAMILAVVFQRVLI; this comes from the coding sequence ATGTTAGAACTATTCAACACCATTAATCCCTGGTTAGCAGGTGGAGCATTAAACGCTGCTTTACTGACATTGGTTGATAGGATCCCCAATAAACTATTGACCCCCGCGGGTATTCGTCATGCTTGGTTATTGGGTGTGATCATCTGGGGAACATTAGGATGGCCAGGATATTTAGTAGTGGGATTTTATTTTATTGTTGGTTCGGGAGTGACTCGCATTGGGATTAAACAGAAACAAGTTCAGGGAATTGCGGAAAAACGCTCTGGTGCTCGAGGTCCAGAAAACGTTTGGGGGTCTGCTTTAATTGGAGCTTTATGTTCCCTGGGAGTATTATTACTACCCGCTTGGAGTTATTTGCTATGCTTAGGTTATGTAGCCAGTTTTAGCACCAAATTATCTGATACAACTGCTAGTGAAATAGGTAAAGCATACGGAAAACGTACATTTTTAATCACTACCCTACAACCAGTACCCAGAGGTACAGAAGGTGCAATTAGCTTAGAAGGAACTCTAGCTGGTATGGTCGGTTCAATTTTAGTGGCCATTGTGGGATGGAGTGTAAATTTAATAGATATGCCAGGAATTTTTTGGTGTGCGATCGCCTCATTTATTGCGACTAATTTAGAAAGTGTAATTGGTGCAACATTGCAATCTAAATATACGTGGCTAACTAATGAAGTGGTGAATATTTTCAATACATTAATAGGGGCAATTGTGGCAATGATATTAGCAGTAGTTTTTCAAAGAGTATTAATTTAA